In Meiothermus ruber DSM 1279, the following proteins share a genomic window:
- a CDS encoding DUF305 domain-containing protein has protein sequence MMRRLWMVFVLLGLSFAQMDHTGHGGMTMQATAELQKLQGRDFDIAYMSMMIDHHKGAVEMAQAILKVSKDARIRKAAQEIIAVQNKEITQLTGWLRSWYGVAPSQRYMAMMRADMQAMMDTAMMGMMPGHGSSPDRAFLQGMIPHHQDAVDMSRLCLQKAARAELKRFCQGVITVQSREIEQYRQWLKNLP, from the coding sequence ATGATGCGCAGATTGTGGATGGTTTTTGTTCTTTTGGGATTGAGCTTTGCCCAGATGGATCACACAGGCCATGGGGGTATGACCATGCAGGCCACGGCCGAGCTGCAAAAGCTCCAGGGGCGCGACTTCGACATCGCCTATATGTCCATGATGATTGACCACCACAAGGGGGCGGTGGAGATGGCCCAGGCCATTCTGAAGGTTTCCAAAGACGCCCGCATCCGCAAAGCCGCCCAGGAAATTATCGCGGTGCAGAACAAGGAAATTACCCAGCTTACCGGTTGGCTTAGAAGCTGGTACGGCGTAGCCCCCAGCCAGCGCTACATGGCGATGATGCGCGCAGACATGCAGGCCATGATGGACACTGCCATGATGGGCATGATGCCGGGGCACGGCAGCTCCCCCGACCGGGCTTTTTTGCAGGGCATGATTCCCCACCACCAGGATGCCGTGGATATGTCCAGGCTGTGTTTGCAAAAGGCGGCCAGGGCCGAACTCAAACGCTTCTGCCAGGGTGTCATCACCGTACAGAGCCGCGAGATTGAGCAGTACCGGCAGTGGTTGAAAAACCTGCCCTGA
- a CDS encoding multicopper oxidase family protein gives MKLTRRNTIKLLGAGLGSALVGAHWPGLAQGTLAFPEPKLLPLRRLESGLVEASLAARESNLSIGGKPVTLLTYGGMPGPTLRLREGETVRLQFTNHLTQVTNLHLHGLHVSPEVDDPLAQIQPGQSRMYEFTVPKGSAGTYWYHPHIHGRVAEQLYAGLLGLIVVEGPVDAIPELREAEEHVLVLKDFAFSGSRIAPFTPMDWMNGKEGDLLTVNAVIRPTLRAQRGTLRLRILNASNARYYRLALENHPLYLIATDGGFVEKPVELRELLLAPGERAEVLIRLTQAGSFRLQALPYDRGAMMMHGGGMGMMNHQGMGGMSHGGEQSTLAMQGMMMGMGPSRLETLLTIVAPPNPKPLPLPTSLATVERLDLTKVAATRRFELGERMMQAEFFINGRMFDPGRVDVRARRGTLEVWELINKTDMDHPFHLHTYPFQVLSINGRPQPYRAWKDTVNLKKNDVVRIAIPFRDFIGTTVYHCHIVEHEDRGMMGVLQVEAE, from the coding sequence ATGAAGCTAACCCGACGCAACACCATCAAACTACTGGGCGCTGGCCTGGGCAGTGCCCTGGTAGGAGCCCATTGGCCCGGCCTGGCCCAGGGAACCCTGGCCTTCCCCGAGCCCAAGTTGCTTCCACTCAGGCGACTCGAATCAGGCTTGGTTGAAGCCAGCCTTGCCGCCAGGGAGAGCAATCTAAGCATAGGCGGCAAGCCCGTAACCCTGCTGACTTACGGGGGCATGCCAGGGCCAACCCTACGACTCCGGGAAGGGGAGACGGTGCGGCTGCAGTTCACTAACCACCTGACCCAGGTAACCAACCTACACCTGCACGGACTGCACGTATCGCCCGAGGTAGACGATCCCCTGGCCCAGATTCAGCCTGGTCAGAGCCGTATGTACGAGTTCACGGTTCCCAAAGGTTCGGCGGGCACCTACTGGTACCATCCCCATATCCACGGAAGGGTGGCCGAACAGCTATATGCGGGGTTGCTCGGTCTCATCGTGGTAGAGGGCCCTGTGGATGCCATACCCGAACTAAGAGAAGCTGAAGAGCACGTACTGGTGCTAAAGGACTTCGCTTTTTCTGGCAGCCGCATTGCCCCTTTCACCCCGATGGACTGGATGAACGGCAAGGAGGGGGACCTACTGACCGTCAATGCCGTAATTCGCCCGACTTTGCGGGCCCAGCGGGGAACTTTGCGATTGCGCATCTTGAATGCCAGCAACGCCCGCTACTATCGGCTGGCCCTGGAAAACCATCCCCTTTACCTGATTGCCACCGATGGCGGTTTTGTCGAGAAGCCGGTGGAGCTTCGCGAGCTCCTGCTGGCCCCGGGTGAGCGGGCCGAAGTGCTAATACGCCTAACCCAGGCAGGCAGCTTCCGCCTACAGGCCTTGCCCTACGATCGGGGTGCGATGATGATGCACGGTGGCGGGATGGGGATGATGAATCATCAGGGCATGGGTGGAATGAGCCATGGAGGGGAGCAAAGTACGCTGGCAATGCAGGGTATGATGATGGGGATGGGGCCAAGCCGCCTCGAGACCCTTCTAACCATCGTCGCACCGCCCAACCCCAAGCCGCTGCCCCTACCTACTTCCCTGGCCACGGTCGAGCGGCTCGACCTTACCAAGGTGGCCGCTACCCGCCGCTTTGAGCTGGGTGAACGTATGATGCAGGCTGAATTTTTCATCAACGGTCGGATGTTTGATCCAGGCCGGGTAGATGTGCGGGCTCGACGGGGCACCCTCGAGGTTTGGGAGCTGATTAATAAAACCGACATGGATCACCCTTTCCACCTACACACCTACCCATTCCAGGTGCTTTCGATCAACGGTAGGCCCCAGCCTTACCGGGCCTGGAAGGACACCGTCAACCTAAAGAAAAATGACGTGGTGCGCATTGCCATCCCCTTTCGCGACTTTATTGGCACCACGGTGTACCACTGCCATATCGTCGAGCACGAAGATCGTGGCATGATGGGGGTCTTGCAGGTAGAAGCCGAATAA
- a CDS encoding alpha-amylase family protein, whose product MDEALFFAGMAGQMGAPDAYRTADLQARVRRHFPDLMAGLQAVYPQAPAVAGRAAQVIGRNLAERPAELLALDLERIHTPDWFQQPHMHGYIAYADRFAGTLKGVGQHIGYLKELGIRYLHLMPLLLPREGENDGGYAVADYRQVRPDLGSMEDLEALCTQLRHEGISLCLDLVLNHVAREHPWAQAARRGDPRYRAYFYIYPDRTLPDAFERTLPEVFPDFAPGNFTWDEELQGWVWTTFNRWQWDVNWSNPEVFLEYLDLILWLANKGVEVFRLDAIAFTWKRLGTHCQNQPEVHALTQALRAAVRIAAPAVAFKAEAIVAPEDLIAYLGSGKHYGKVSELAYHNTLMVQIWSSLASRDTRLFTQALRRFPQKPPSTAWATYLRCHDDIGWAISDTDAAAVGLSGPAHRRFLSDFYRGEFPGSFARGLHFQENPATGDRRTSGSAASLAGLEAALESGNPRLINLAIERILLAHAVFIGYGEGIPLIYMGDELGMLNDYDYAQEPAHQDDNRWLHRPRMDWAKAQKRHQEGTVEHRIFHGIKGLLQARARIPQMHAAFPTQALWQPNPHLLLLRREHPQGRLVQVYNFSEQDQPFPFEALQQEGIVQPFDQITQAPAPAYLGPYARLWLTQRPV is encoded by the coding sequence ATGGACGAGGCCCTTTTTTTTGCAGGCATGGCCGGCCAGATGGGCGCACCCGACGCCTACCGTACCGCCGATTTGCAGGCCCGGGTGCGCCGCCACTTCCCCGACCTGATGGCCGGTTTGCAGGCGGTCTACCCCCAGGCCCCCGCCGTGGCCGGGCGGGCGGCCCAGGTGATTGGGCGGAACCTGGCCGAGCGCCCGGCCGAACTGCTGGCTCTGGACCTCGAGCGCATCCACACCCCGGACTGGTTTCAGCAACCCCATATGCACGGCTACATCGCCTACGCCGACCGGTTCGCGGGCACGCTAAAGGGTGTTGGACAGCACATCGGCTACCTGAAGGAACTGGGCATCCGCTACCTGCACCTGATGCCTTTGCTGCTCCCGCGCGAGGGCGAGAACGACGGCGGCTACGCGGTGGCCGACTACCGGCAGGTGCGCCCCGACCTCGGCAGCATGGAGGACCTCGAGGCCCTCTGCACCCAGCTCCGCCACGAAGGCATCAGCCTTTGCCTGGATCTGGTGCTCAACCACGTGGCCCGCGAGCACCCCTGGGCCCAGGCCGCCCGGCGTGGCGACCCCAGGTACCGCGCTTATTTCTACATCTACCCCGACCGCACCCTCCCCGACGCCTTCGAGCGCACCCTGCCCGAGGTCTTCCCCGACTTCGCCCCCGGCAACTTCACCTGGGACGAGGAGCTGCAGGGCTGGGTCTGGACGACCTTCAACCGCTGGCAGTGGGACGTGAACTGGAGCAACCCCGAGGTGTTTCTGGAGTACCTCGACCTGATTCTGTGGCTCGCCAACAAAGGGGTGGAGGTCTTCCGGCTGGATGCCATCGCCTTTACCTGGAAGCGCCTGGGCACCCACTGCCAGAACCAGCCCGAGGTGCACGCCCTCACCCAGGCCCTGCGGGCCGCGGTGCGCATCGCCGCGCCGGCGGTGGCCTTCAAGGCCGAGGCCATCGTGGCCCCGGAAGACCTGATCGCCTACCTGGGTAGCGGGAAGCACTACGGCAAGGTGAGCGAGCTGGCCTACCACAACACCCTGATGGTGCAGATCTGGAGCAGCCTGGCCAGCCGCGACACCCGGCTTTTTACCCAGGCCCTCCGGCGCTTTCCGCAAAAACCCCCCAGCACCGCCTGGGCCACCTACCTGCGCTGCCACGACGACATCGGCTGGGCCATCTCCGACACCGACGCCGCCGCGGTGGGCCTGAGCGGCCCGGCCCACCGGCGCTTTTTATCGGACTTTTACAGGGGCGAGTTCCCGGGCTCGTTCGCTCGAGGCCTGCACTTCCAGGAGAACCCCGCCACCGGCGACCGGCGCACCTCGGGCAGTGCGGCCAGCCTGGCCGGGCTGGAGGCCGCGCTCGAGTCCGGGAATCCCCGCCTGATCAACCTGGCCATCGAGCGCATTCTGCTGGCCCACGCGGTCTTTATCGGCTATGGGGAGGGCATCCCGCTCATCTACATGGGCGACGAGCTGGGGATGCTCAACGACTACGACTACGCCCAGGAGCCCGCCCACCAGGACGACAACCGCTGGCTGCACCGGCCCAGAATGGACTGGGCCAAAGCCCAGAAGCGCCACCAGGAAGGCACCGTGGAGCACCGGATTTTCCACGGCATCAAAGGGCTCTTGCAGGCTCGAGCCCGCATCCCCCAGATGCATGCGGCCTTCCCTACGCAGGCCCTCTGGCAACCCAACCCCCACCTGCTTCTGCTCAGGCGTGAACACCCCCAGGGCCGGCTGGTGCAGGTCTACAACTTCAGCGAGCAGGATCAGCCCTTCCCCTTCGAGGCCCTTCAGCAAGAAGGCATCGTGCAGCCCTTCGACCAGATCACCCAGGCCCCGGCCCCGGCCTATCTGGGGCCCTATGCCCGGCTATGGCTGACCCAGCGCCCGGTATAA
- a CDS encoding alpha-amylase family glycosyl hydrolase, with protein MEWWKTASIYQIYPRSFQDSNGDGIGDLPGIRKRLPYIRDLGFDAIWLSPFYRSPMKDFGYDVADYCDVDPIFGTLKDFDELLAEAHRLGLKVLIDFVPNHTSDQHPWFLESRSSRDNPKRDWYVWRDPAPDGGPPNNWQAHFGGPSWTLDEKTGQYYLHQFLPEQPDLNWRNPEVRQAMYDVMRFWLDKGVDGFRVDVIWLLVEDALFRDEPDNPQYKPGDIDRFRHIHIYQEDQPETREIVQEMRAVLDEYPGNRVMIGEIYLPYHQLIPYYGTPERPGCHLPFNFHLISRGLNNWTAENIRSIVEEYEASLPPFATPNWVLGNHDQHRLATRIGHEQARIAAMLLFTLRGSPTWYYGDEIGMVNGEIPPEKVQDPAALRQRGAAGEHGRDPERTPMQWTPHAYAGFSTREPWLPINPDYPERNVEAQDADPFSMLTLVRTLLVVRKETPALLHGAYQSYKAPQGVFAYLRGGEVLVALNFTQKPQALSTPGGEILLSTHLDRYGKVEGVLELRPHEGLIVKL; from the coding sequence ATGGAATGGTGGAAAACCGCAAGCATCTATCAGATTTACCCGCGCAGCTTTCAAGATTCCAACGGCGATGGGATTGGCGACCTGCCAGGCATCCGTAAGCGCCTCCCCTACATCCGCGACCTGGGCTTCGACGCCATCTGGCTCTCGCCCTTTTACAGGTCGCCCATGAAGGACTTCGGCTACGACGTGGCCGACTACTGCGACGTAGACCCCATCTTCGGCACGCTCAAAGACTTCGACGAGCTCCTGGCCGAGGCCCACCGGCTGGGCCTCAAGGTGCTCATCGACTTTGTGCCCAACCACACCTCCGACCAGCACCCCTGGTTTTTGGAGTCCAGGAGCAGCCGCGACAACCCCAAGCGCGACTGGTACGTCTGGCGCGACCCCGCCCCGGACGGAGGCCCCCCCAACAACTGGCAGGCCCACTTCGGCGGTCCCTCCTGGACGCTGGACGAAAAGACCGGCCAGTACTACCTGCACCAGTTCCTGCCCGAGCAGCCCGACCTCAACTGGCGCAACCCCGAGGTACGCCAGGCCATGTACGACGTAATGCGCTTCTGGCTGGACAAGGGGGTGGATGGTTTCCGCGTTGATGTGATCTGGCTGCTGGTGGAGGATGCGCTCTTCCGCGACGAGCCCGACAACCCCCAGTACAAGCCCGGCGACATTGACCGCTTCCGCCATATCCACATCTACCAGGAAGACCAGCCCGAGACCCGCGAGATTGTGCAGGAGATGCGCGCCGTGCTGGACGAGTACCCCGGCAACCGGGTGATGATTGGGGAAATTTACCTGCCCTACCACCAGCTTATACCCTACTACGGCACCCCGGAGCGACCCGGCTGCCACCTGCCCTTCAACTTCCACCTGATTTCCAGGGGCCTGAACAACTGGACGGCTGAGAACATCCGCAGCATTGTGGAGGAGTACGAGGCCAGCCTGCCCCCGTTCGCCACCCCCAACTGGGTGCTGGGCAACCACGACCAGCACCGCCTGGCCACCCGCATCGGGCACGAGCAGGCCCGGATCGCGGCCATGCTGCTTTTTACCCTGCGGGGCTCACCCACCTGGTACTACGGCGACGAGATTGGCATGGTGAACGGAGAGATCCCCCCTGAGAAAGTGCAGGACCCCGCGGCCCTGCGCCAGCGCGGGGCCGCGGGCGAACACGGCCGCGACCCCGAGCGCACCCCCATGCAGTGGACCCCCCACGCCTATGCCGGCTTCAGCACCCGTGAGCCCTGGCTCCCCATCAACCCGGACTACCCCGAGCGCAACGTGGAGGCCCAGGACGCCGACCCCTTCTCGATGCTGACCCTGGTGCGCACCCTGCTGGTGGTGCGCAAGGAAACGCCGGCCCTCCTGCACGGGGCCTACCAGAGCTACAAGGCCCCCCAGGGGGTGTTCGCCTACCTGCGTGGGGGGGAGGTGCTGGTGGCGCTGAACTTTACCCAGAAGCCCCAAGCGCTCTCGACACCCGGCGGGGAAATTCTGCTTTCGACCCATCTGGATCGCTACGGGAAGGTGGAAGGGGTGCTCGAGCTGCGGCCCCACGAAGGCCTGATTGTAAAGCTATGA
- a CDS encoding low molecular weight protein-tyrosine-phosphatase, giving the protein MTRVLFVCMGNICRSPMAEGIFRRKLRERGLEGQFEVDSCGTGGWHAGEPADPRTQAVLSKYDAHFPHVARQVRAEDLLYFDHIFVMDRENLRTLERMFPAHRGKARLLLDLNGGGEVPDPYYGGPQDFEAVYQMLDGALEAFFQKHTAT; this is encoded by the coding sequence ATGACCCGCGTGCTGTTCGTTTGCATGGGCAACATCTGCCGCAGCCCCATGGCCGAGGGCATCTTCCGTCGCAAGCTGCGCGAGCGGGGGCTGGAGGGGCAGTTTGAGGTGGACTCCTGCGGTACGGGCGGCTGGCACGCGGGCGAGCCCGCCGACCCCCGCACCCAGGCCGTGCTGAGCAAGTACGACGCCCATTTTCCCCATGTGGCCCGCCAGGTTCGTGCAGAAGACCTGCTGTACTTCGATCACATCTTTGTGATGGATAGGGAAAACCTGCGCACCCTCGAGCGCATGTTTCCCGCCCATCGGGGCAAGGCCCGGCTGCTTTTGGACTTGAACGGCGGGGGCGAGGTGCCCGACCCCTACTACGGCGGGCCCCAGGATTTTGAGGCGGTTTATCAGATGCTCGACGGGGCCCTCGAGGCCTTCTTCCAGAAGCACACAGCGACCTGA